Proteins encoded by one window of Carassius carassius chromosome 30, fCarCar2.1, whole genome shotgun sequence:
- the LOC132110492 gene encoding estrogen receptor beta-2-like: protein MSSSPGPTPASASPALDSGKANRGDSSNTLPRLYTSPLRMDNQTVCIPSPYVEACQDYSPLHEGEISHGALSLYSPVSSVLGYPHPPMSESLVPLSPTIFWPPYTTHTALSLHCPPPVAYSETHAHTAWEDTKTHTLNQSSSVLTHAKLLGQQLDADDGLNPSPGIVGKGDTHFCAVCHDYASGYHYGVWSCEGCKAFFKRSIQGHNNYICPATNQCTIDKSRRKSCQACRLRKCYEVGMMKCGVRRERCSYRGARHRRNPQIRDSSDGALGVRRRSQHHLEFPLNSTHHFFPSGDRAEGRGIGLSPEQLVNCILEAEPPQIYLREPIKKPYTEGSMMMSLTNLADKELVLMISWAKKIPGFMELTLSDQVHLLECCWLDILMLGLMWRSVDHPGKLIFSPDLKLNREEGNCVEGIMEIFDMLLATTSRFRELKLQREEYVCLKAMILLNSNNCSSLPQTPEDVESRGKVLRLLDSVTDALVWTISRTGLSSQQQSIRLAHLLMLLSHIRHLSNKGIEHLSTMKRKNVVLLYDLLLEMLDANTSQSSRMLGAHTEASLQSDTRQTTETLHTSRQSDQESRHSPQAEETVDKTLHGSLHRVNMDTD from the exons ATGAGCTCCTCTCCTGGTCCGACCCCTGCGTCAGCCTCCCCTGCTCTGGACTCTGGCAAGGCCAACCGAGGGGACTCATCTAACACCTTACCCCGTCTCTACACTTCCCCACTTAGAATGGACAACCAGACCGTCTGCATTCCATCTCCGTATGTGGAAGCCTGTCAGGATTATTCACCACTGCATGAGGGAGAGATCAGTCATGGAGCCTTATCGCTTTACAGCCCCGTGTCCTCAGTGCTGGGGTACCCTCATCCCCCCATGTCTGAAAGCCTGGTCCCGCTCAGTCCAACAATCTTCTGGCCTCCCTACACCACACACACTGCACTGTCTCTGCACTGCCCACCTCCAGTGGCCTACAgcgaaacacacgcacacactgccTGGGAGGACACCAAGACACACACACTTAACCAGAGCAG TTCTGTCCTTACTCATGCAAAGCTGTTAGGGCAGCAACTGGATGCTGATGATGGCTTGAATCCTTCACCAGGCATTGTGGGTAAAGGAGACACACACTTCTGTGCCGTGTGTCATGACTATGCCTCTGGGTATCACTATGGTGTCTGGTCGTGTGAAGGGTGCAAGGCTTTCTTCAAACGGAGCATTCAAG GACACAATAACTATATTTGTCCAGCTACCAATCAGTGCACCATTGACAAGAGCCGACGCAAGAGCTGCCAGGCCTGTCGACTCCGCAAGTGCTATGAAGTGGGCATGATGAAGTGTG GAGTGAGGCGGGAACGCTGCAGTTATCGTGGTGCTCGTCATCGTCGCAACCCCCAGATCAGAGACAGCTCAGATGGGGCATTAGGGGTCAGACGGCGTTCCCAGCATCATTTAGAATTTCCCCTCAATTCCACTCATCACTTCTTCCCTTCAGGGGACAGAGCTGAGGGGCGGGGCATAGGCCTCTCCCCTGAGCAGTTGGTCAACTGTATTCTGGAGGCGGAGCCTCCTCAGATTTACCTGAGAGAGCCAATAAAGAAGCCTTACACTGAAGGCAGCATGATGATGTCACTAACCAACCTCGCTGACAAGGAACTGGTGCTCATGATCAGCTGGGCGAAGAAGATACCAG GTTTTATGGAGCTGACTTTGTCAGATCAGGTACATCTGTTGGAATGCTGCTGGCTGGATATTCTTATGTTGGGATTGATGTGGAGATCTGTGGATCATCCTGGGAAACTCATCTTCTCACCTGACCTCAAACTCAACAG GGAGGAAGGCAATTGTGTTGAAGGCATCATGGAGATCTTTGACATGCTGCTGGCCACCACCTCCAGATTCAGAGAACTGAAGCTCCAGAGAGAGGAATACGTCTGTCTCAAAGCCATGATCCTTCTCAACTCCA ATAACTGTTCAAGCTTGCCACAGACTCCTGAAGATGTGGAGAGCCGTGGGAAGGTTCTGAGGCTGCTGGACTCTGTGACTGACGCTCTAGTTTGGACCATCTCCAGAACAGGGTTGTCCTCACAGCAGCAGTCCATCCGGCTCGCCCATCTGCTGATGCTGCTCTCACACATTCGACACCTCAG CAACAAAGGCATTGAGCATCTGTCAACCATGAAGAGAAAAAACGTGGTGCTGCTGTATGATCTCCTGCTAGAGATGCTAGATGCCAACACGTCCCAGAGCAGCCGGATGCTGGGAGCTCACACAGAAGCCTCTCTCCAGTCGGACACACGACAGACCACAGAGACCCTCCACACATCCAGACAGAGCGACCAGGAGTCCCGGCACAGTCCACA aGCTGAAGAGACAGTGGATAAGACATTACATGGTAGTCTGCATCGAGTGAACATGGACACAGACTGA